The following proteins are encoded in a genomic region of Methylovorus glucosotrophus:
- the bioD gene encoding dethiobiotin synthase — MQNPLNNSKAWFVTGTDTGVGKTLISSALVHGFAAQGLRSVGMKPVAAGCEWRDGELHNDDVAMLRAASNLPLARERINPYAFMPPVAPHIAAQQANSPIVLDVLLQNFHGLQAEAERVIVEGVGGFCVPLGDTLDTADLAVALGLPVILVVGLRLGCLNHALLTQEAILSRGLRLHGWVGNHIDPGMAMPLENIAALQQRLQAPCLGIVPWQAGASSDLVTSHQPDFRRVASLLNLSTLTD; from the coding sequence ATGCAGAATCCTCTCAATAACAGCAAGGCCTGGTTTGTGACCGGCACCGATACCGGCGTCGGTAAAACCTTGATCTCCAGTGCGCTAGTGCATGGCTTTGCTGCGCAAGGCCTGCGGTCGGTTGGCATGAAGCCGGTGGCCGCGGGCTGCGAGTGGCGCGATGGCGAGCTGCACAATGACGATGTCGCCATGTTACGCGCCGCCAGCAATCTGCCCTTGGCGCGCGAGCGCATCAATCCCTATGCCTTTATGCCGCCTGTTGCGCCACATATCGCGGCGCAACAGGCGAATAGCCCGATCGTGCTTGATGTGCTGTTGCAGAACTTTCATGGCTTGCAGGCTGAGGCGGAGCGTGTGATTGTGGAAGGGGTGGGCGGCTTTTGCGTGCCGCTGGGCGATACCTTGGATACGGCGGACCTTGCGGTGGCGCTGGGCTTGCCCGTCATCCTGGTGGTGGGTTTGCGACTCGGCTGCCTGAACCATGCCTTGCTGACGCAGGAGGCGATATTGTCGCGTGGTCTGCGCCTGCATGGCTGGGTGGGCAACCACATTGATCCCGGCATGGCGATGCCGCTAGAAAATATCGCTGCCTTGCAGCAACGACTACAGGCACCTTGTCTGGGGATTGTGCCGTGGCAGGCTGGTGCTAGTTCTGATTTAGTGACGTCGCATCAGCCGGATTTTCGGCGAGTCGCTTCTCTGCTCAATCTCTCAACACTTACGGATTAG
- the nadD gene encoding nicotinate-nucleotide adenylyltransferase — protein MKSPAVIGILGGTFNPLHLGHLRMAEELADAIGLEQVRFMPAAHPPHRAEPEVSSAHRVAMVQLGIAGNPRFVLDTRELERSGHSYTIDSLISLRTELGEQVSLCWLLGSDAFLGLSSWHRWQELLEYCHLVVAYRPGPAEIHADLSPELRSLLGKRQTHDTARLHQKPAGHIYLQDITALDISATHIRATLEQGLSVRYLLPDNVLAYINQHKLYRDNG, from the coding sequence ATGAAATCCCCCGCAGTCATTGGCATTCTGGGCGGCACCTTCAACCCGCTGCATCTGGGACATTTACGCATGGCGGAGGAGCTGGCCGATGCCATCGGCCTGGAGCAGGTGCGCTTTATGCCTGCCGCGCATCCGCCGCACCGTGCGGAGCCCGAGGTGAGTTCGGCGCATCGCGTCGCCATGGTCCAGCTGGGCATCGCGGGCAATCCACGCTTTGTATTAGATACACGCGAGCTGGAACGCTCCGGGCACTCCTACACCATTGACTCCCTGATATCGCTGAGAACCGAGCTGGGCGAGCAAGTGTCACTATGCTGGCTGCTGGGCAGCGATGCCTTTTTGGGTTTATCCAGCTGGCATCGCTGGCAAGAACTGCTGGAGTATTGTCACCTGGTCGTGGCCTATCGGCCCGGCCCGGCCGAAATCCATGCTGACCTCAGCCCCGAACTGCGCAGCCTGCTCGGCAAACGCCAGACCCACGACACCGCCCGCTTGCACCAGAAACCCGCCGGGCATATTTACCTGCAGGACATCACCGCGCTGGATATTTCAGCCACCCATATACGCGCCACGCTTGAGCAAGGCTTGAGTGTGCGCTATCTGCTACCGGACAATGTGCTGGCATACATCAACCAGCACAAGCTTTATCGGGATAACGGCTAA
- a CDS encoding glutamate-5-semialdehyde dehydrogenase — protein sequence MDIKHYMQQVGQQARQASRAMARADTNTKNLALVTIAQAIRRHQAALLAANQADLDRAKANGMEAAMLDRLALSEKSIATMAEGLEQIASLPDPIGEMTDFKYRPSGIQIGRMRVPLGVIGIIYEARPNVTVDAAGLCIKSGNAAILRGGSEAIECNRALAKLVHEGLHAAGLPAAAVQVVETTDRAAVGELITMKEYVDVIVPRGGKGLIERISNEARIPVIKHLDGNCHVYVDDSADLDKAVRILENAKTQRLGTCNTAESLLVARGIAAEALPRLAAMLLAKGVEIRGCDETRALVPEAKAATEEDYYTEYLAAIISCKVVADVDEAIAHINQYSSQHTEAIVTENYTRARQFLREVDSSSVMVNASPRFADGFEYGLGAEIGISTDKLHARGPVGLEGLTSLKYVVFGDGQVRA from the coding sequence ATGGATATCAAACATTACATGCAACAGGTAGGTCAGCAGGCACGGCAGGCATCACGTGCCATGGCCCGTGCCGATACCAACACCAAAAACCTGGCGCTAGTCACCATCGCCCAGGCCATACGGCGCCATCAGGCTGCCCTGCTGGCCGCCAACCAGGCGGATCTGGATCGCGCCAAGGCCAATGGCATGGAAGCCGCCATGCTGGATCGCCTGGCCTTGAGCGAAAAATCCATCGCTACCATGGCAGAGGGCCTGGAGCAGATCGCCTCCCTGCCCGACCCTATCGGCGAAATGACCGACTTCAAATACCGCCCTTCTGGCATCCAGATCGGACGCATGCGCGTGCCGCTGGGCGTCATCGGCATCATTTATGAGGCCCGCCCAAATGTGACGGTGGATGCTGCCGGACTGTGCATCAAGTCTGGCAATGCCGCCATCCTGCGCGGTGGCTCCGAAGCCATTGAGTGCAATCGCGCCCTGGCCAAACTGGTGCACGAAGGCCTGCATGCGGCTGGCCTGCCTGCCGCGGCCGTGCAAGTGGTGGAAACCACGGACCGTGCCGCCGTAGGCGAGTTGATCACCATGAAAGAATACGTGGATGTGATTGTGCCACGCGGTGGCAAGGGGCTGATTGAGCGCATCTCCAACGAAGCGCGCATTCCTGTCATCAAGCATCTGGATGGCAATTGCCATGTCTATGTGGATGACAGCGCCGACCTCGACAAGGCCGTGCGCATACTGGAAAACGCCAAGACCCAGCGCCTGGGCACCTGCAACACGGCGGAATCCCTGCTGGTCGCGCGCGGCATTGCAGCTGAAGCCCTCCCAAGGCTGGCCGCCATGCTGCTCGCCAAAGGTGTGGAAATCCGCGGCTGCGATGAAACGCGTGCGCTTGTGCCTGAAGCCAAGGCCGCGACCGAAGAGGATTACTACACCGAATACCTGGCCGCGATCATTTCATGCAAGGTAGTCGCGGATGTGGATGAGGCCATTGCCCATATCAACCAGTATTCCTCGCAGCATACCGAAGCCATTGTCACGGAAAACTACACCCGTGCGCGGCAGTTCCTGCGTGAAGTGGATTCCAGCAGCGTCATGGTCAATGCATCACCACGCTTTGCCGATGGCTTTGAATATGGGCTGGGAGCCGAAATCGGCATCTCGACCGACAAGCTGCATGCCCGTGGCCCTGTGGGTCTTGAGGGGCTGACCTCACTCAAATACGTGGTGTTCGGCGACGGCCAGGTCAGGGCCTGA